The genomic window AGGACCTCGGAAGCCACGCCCGTCAGTGGAGCGGCCTGCGCACCACCGGCGCGGCGGCCGCCTGGGTCGACCTGGGTTACCTCTCGCACGAGGCCGAGGCGGCCAAGCTGCACGATTCGACCTACAGGGCTCGGCTCGCAGAGGCCCTGCTGTGCGGACTGCAGCGCATGCTCGTCCGCACTCCGGAGTCAACGGCCACGGGCACGATGAGTCTCGCCGACATCCAGGCCTACTACAGGGAGAACCACTCCTGACGGCCCCTGGGTGAGAACCGGGTCTCATGAAGCCCTCCCTGGCACCGTGATGATATGAGAACGCCCCGATGTTTCACGTGAAACATCGGGGCGTTCTTCTGTATCGGGCGGTGGAGCGCTGACCTGCGACCCCGTCCCCGGCGAGGGGCTACCCTGGGGTGCAGGGAATCCCCAAACCCATCGACGAGGTCATCGGCCCGATCAGCTCTCGGTGTCCATCTTGGGGTCCAGGACGTCGATGATGCGGTTCAGATCCTCCACGGAGGCGAACTCAATGGTCATCTTGCCCTTGCGGGCGCCCAACTGGATCTTCACACTGGTGTCCAGCTTGTCCGAGAAAGCATCGGCGATGTAGCCCAGCCGGTCATCGTGGCGGGTGGACGGCGCCTTGCGACGCCCCTTCGACCGCTTGAGGCCGTCGGAGAGCGCCACGGCCTCCTCCGTGGCGCGCACGGACAGCCCCTCCGCCACGATGCGCTGCGCGAGCCGCTCCATGTCTGCGGGGTCAGTCAGAGCCAGCAGCGCCCGCGCGTGGCCCGAACTGAGCACCCCGGCCGCCACCCGTCGCTGCACGAGAGCCGGCAGTCGCAGCAGACGAAGGGTGTTCGAGATCTGCGGCCGTGAGCGTCCGATTCGCTCCGACAGCTGCTCCTGGGTGGCCCCGAACTCCTGCATGAGCTGCTGGTAGGCCGCCGCCTCTTCCAGAGGGTTGAGCTGTGCCCGGTGCAGGTTCTCCAGCAGGGCGTCGCGCAGAAGGTCGTTGTCCGCCGTCTCCCGGACGATGGCGGGGATAGTGTCCAGCCCGGCAGCCTGGACGGCACGCCAGCGCCGCTCACCCATGACGAGTTCGTACCGCTCCGGGCCCTCGTCACGGCTGGGGCGCACGACGACGGGCTGCAGAACACCGAGCTCCTTGACGGAGAAGGCCAGTTCCGCCAGTTCGTCCTCGTCGAACACCTGACGTGGCTGCTTTCGGTTGGGGTGGATGTTCGCGACCGACAGCTCCGCAAACACGGCGCCGGGAACCTCGCGGAGCTCCTCAGCTGCATGGTCGTCATCCCCGCCGCGGTTCGCGGCGGTCTTCTTCTGGCTGCCCGAGGCCGATCGAACCCCGGCCTTCTGTGCATCCGGGTTTTCAGCCGAAACTTTCCCCTCCCCGCTCGTACCGTCGACGTCGGAGGAACTCGTTCGATGATCCTCCACCGCCGTACCGGCCGCATCTAACTGAGCGGAGGTCGCCGCCGGTGCCTTGCGCTCGGACGAGGCCGGCTGAGTTTGGTGTGAGGACACCGTGGGAGATGATGTTTCACGTGGAACATCGTCACGAGCCTGACTCTTTGTAGGAGCTGGTTCAGTGCTGGGACGTGACGCTTCGCGTTCGGCGCCGGATGGTGCACCATGTTCAGCGGAATGTGCCATATCCGACGTTCTCGTTGCACGAGCCTGCTTGCGCCCGACACCCTGAGACTCGTCTGCCAGCTGCTCCCGGGGCTGAGCGTCTCCGTTCTGCGCGACCCCAGGCGCCGGCCTCTGAGTACGGCCATTGGACCGATCATTGCGATCGTGTGGCTGCGCTTCCTGCTCGGACGGCAGGAAGAACATGTCGACGGGCCGGCTCACCGACGTCGTGCTCCGAAGAGCCTGCACCATGTCGCGGCGCTTCTTTGTCTTCACGTCAGCTGGGCGACCCGCGTTCGATGCGGCTCGCGATGTTTCACGTGAAACATCGTCAACCCGGGAGCCCATGGAGGCGCTGGTTCGCTGTCCCGCAGAGGTGGCTGCGGCGTTATCGGCGTTTTGCGACCTGGTTGAAGACGGCTGCGCTGCCTTGCTGCCAGCATTGGGTGCGGTCCGAGACGCGGACGACGCGGTCTTAGCAGATGTCGCGGACTTCTTTGCCGGGGTTTTCGTCTTGATGCCGTTGCTCCGTGATGAGCTGGACGTTGACGTCGCCGCCTCAGCACGATCTTGCGGTGCGTTCGACGGCGCGGAGGCCGCATCGCCCGCGCGCGGCGACGATGCCCTGTCCGACTGCTCCTCGGAAGTGTCCCCACTGGGGATGAGGGCGCCAAGTCCTCGTCCCAGGCCCCGTCGACGTTCAGCCACTGTCATGTCCTTTCCCTACGGATGTTCCACCCCATCGTAGTCGGCCGCGAGAAGACAGACGCGGTGCCCGCTCCATCGGGGCTCGCCGATGGGGTCGCTGGTCATCCCCCGCAGGATGGAGTTCCGGAGGAACCTGTGGTGACATAGGAATGGTCTCC from Kocuria rhizophila DC2201 includes these protein-coding regions:
- a CDS encoding ParB/RepB/Spo0J family partition protein → MAHSAEHGAPSGAEREASRPSTEPAPTKSQARDDVPRETSSPTVSSHQTQPASSERKAPAATSAQLDAAGTAVEDHRTSSSDVDGTSGEGKVSAENPDAQKAGVRSASGSQKKTAANRGGDDDHAAEELREVPGAVFAELSVANIHPNRKQPRQVFDEDELAELAFSVKELGVLQPVVVRPSRDEGPERYELVMGERRWRAVQAAGLDTIPAIVRETADNDLLRDALLENLHRAQLNPLEEAAAYQQLMQEFGATQEQLSERIGRSRPQISNTLRLLRLPALVQRRVAAGVLSSGHARALLALTDPADMERLAQRIVAEGLSVRATEEAVALSDGLKRSKGRRKAPSTRHDDRLGYIADAFSDKLDTSVKIQLGARKGKMTIEFASVEDLNRIIDVLDPKMDTES